From the genome of Bradyrhizobium elkanii USDA 76, one region includes:
- a CDS encoding MFS transporter, with amino-acid sequence MSEQTAQPASDHLDIHDVERRVKAIFIGSVGNLVEWYDFYAYTAFALYFAPAFFPHSDPVVQQLNAAVLFAATFLMRPLGGWLFGFIADRYGRRLSLTLSVVCMCFGSLIIAVTPTYATIGIAAPAILALARVIEGLSLGGEYGASATYLSEVADPKHRGFYSSFQYVTLIGGQLTAIIVLLLLQKVFLTPDELKAWGWRIPFVIGAMLAIVAAVMRRGLHETEAFEEAKKVSKPTGSIVGLLNYPRELLLVVGLTAGGTAAFYTFTTYMQTFVKLSVGLTEDQTTFVIFGSLIFATILQPIYGGLSDKIGRKPLLIFFGIAGTLGTIPILTALKDTKSPFMAFLLICGAWIFVAGYTSINAIVKAELFPTNVRALGVGLPYAITVSIFGGTAPAVALYFKSIGHEDWFYYYLSGMIFLSLLIYSTMRDTKRDSAMHRHE; translated from the coding sequence ATGTCCGAACAAACCGCTCAGCCCGCGAGCGATCATCTCGACATCCACGACGTCGAGCGGCGGGTGAAGGCGATCTTCATCGGCTCGGTTGGCAATCTCGTCGAGTGGTACGATTTCTACGCCTACACGGCGTTTGCGCTGTATTTCGCGCCGGCGTTCTTCCCGCACAGCGATCCGGTGGTGCAGCAGCTCAATGCCGCCGTGCTGTTTGCCGCGACCTTCCTGATGCGCCCGCTCGGCGGCTGGCTGTTCGGCTTCATCGCCGACCGCTATGGCCGGCGGCTGTCGTTGACGCTCTCGGTGGTCTGCATGTGCTTCGGCTCGCTGATCATCGCGGTGACGCCGACCTATGCCACGATCGGCATCGCGGCCCCGGCGATCCTGGCGCTGGCCCGCGTCATCGAGGGCCTGAGCCTCGGCGGCGAATATGGCGCCAGCGCCACCTATCTCAGCGAGGTCGCCGATCCCAAGCACCGCGGCTTCTACTCCAGCTTCCAATACGTCACGCTGATCGGCGGCCAGCTCACCGCGATCATCGTGCTGCTGTTGCTGCAAAAGGTGTTTTTGACGCCGGACGAGCTGAAGGCCTGGGGCTGGCGGATTCCGTTCGTGATCGGCGCCATGCTCGCGATCGTCGCGGCGGTGATGCGGCGCGGCCTGCATGAGACCGAGGCCTTCGAGGAGGCCAAGAAGGTTTCCAAGCCGACCGGCTCGATCGTCGGCCTGTTGAACTATCCGCGCGAATTGCTGCTGGTGGTCGGTCTCACCGCCGGCGGCACCGCAGCGTTCTATACCTTCACCACCTACATGCAGACCTTCGTGAAGCTGTCGGTCGGCCTCACCGAGGACCAGACCACCTTCGTGATCTTCGGCTCGCTGATTTTCGCGACCATCCTGCAACCGATCTATGGCGGACTCTCCGATAAAATCGGTCGCAAGCCGCTGCTGATCTTCTTCGGCATCGCCGGCACGCTCGGCACGATCCCGATCCTGACCGCGCTGAAGGACACCAAGTCGCCGTTCATGGCCTTCCTTCTGATCTGCGGCGCCTGGATCTTCGTCGCCGGTTACACCTCGATCAACGCGATCGTGAAGGCCGAGCTGTTCCCGACCAATGTCCGCGCGCTCGGCGTCGGCCTGCCCTACGCCATCACGGTGTCGATCTTCGGCGGCACCGCGCCGGCGGTCGCGCTCTATTTCAAGAGCATCGGGCATGAGGACTGGTTCTATTACTATCTCAGCGGCATGATTTTCCTGTCGCTGCTGATCTATTCGACGATGCGCGATACCAAGCGCGACTCCGCGATGCATCGCCACGAGTGA
- a CDS encoding sulfite oxidase-like oxidoreductase, with product MTDDSEPPESKLTRSKQRWAREGKFLTGKVTRPQEQRLPPGQHLTADWPVLDLGLMPNISRERWRLDVYGAVEQTIYWTWQQFMAQPQTQFVSDIHCVTTWSRYDNQWEGLATRDLLAACQPREGARFVALHSYDGYTTNLPIEDFAAEDALLAHSWSGKPLEQEHGGPVRLVVPHLYFWKSAKWLQRIEFLTEDAPGFWEVRGYHNRGDPWAEQRYSGD from the coding sequence ATGACCGACGATAGCGAACCGCCCGAGAGCAAGCTGACGCGCAGCAAGCAGCGCTGGGCACGCGAAGGCAAATTCCTCACCGGCAAGGTCACCCGGCCGCAGGAGCAGCGCCTGCCGCCGGGCCAGCACCTGACGGCGGACTGGCCGGTGCTCGATCTCGGGCTGATGCCGAACATCTCCCGGGAGCGCTGGCGGCTCGACGTCTACGGCGCGGTCGAGCAGACCATCTACTGGACCTGGCAGCAGTTCATGGCGCAGCCGCAGACGCAATTCGTCTCGGACATCCACTGCGTCACAACCTGGTCGCGCTACGACAATCAGTGGGAGGGGCTCGCCACCCGCGACCTGCTCGCCGCCTGCCAGCCGCGCGAGGGGGCGCGCTTCGTCGCGCTGCATTCGTATGACGGCTATACGACGAACCTGCCGATCGAGGACTTTGCCGCCGAGGACGCGCTGCTCGCCCATAGCTGGTCGGGCAAGCCGTTGGAGCAGGAGCATGGCGGCCCGGTGCGGCTCGTGGTGCCGCATCTGTATTTCTGGAAGAGCGCGAAGTGGCTGCAGCGCATCGAATTCCTCACCGAGGACGCGCCCGGCTTCTGGGAGGTGCGCGGCTATCACAATCGCGGTGATCCCTGGGCCGAACAGCGCTATTCTGGCGACTGA
- a CDS encoding DMT family transporter produces the protein MPPVSPSLSPAKAAALFIVVVLAWGINWSVTKSLVEAVPPLWTASIRSWVALAALLVILRASGNLIIPRIADVPVVLSVALLHMTFFSTLVAAGLRYLPASKGVVLGYTTPLWVALAAAAARTERLGTLKLVGVASGLAGLCVILNPASLDWSNLHVIAGAGMIIIAAICWAANIIYIRSHRWIATPLQLLLWQVLVATLVLTMTALVTEGVPTVTWSPHLVLLFLYSGFIGTALAYWAMSMVNKSLPALTTSLGTTATPIVGIVTAALLLGEPIDLSLAIAAALIVGGIALSSLADAPARA, from the coding sequence ATGCCGCCCGTGAGCCCATCGCTATCCCCTGCCAAAGCCGCCGCCCTGTTCATCGTCGTCGTGCTGGCCTGGGGCATCAACTGGTCGGTCACGAAATCGCTGGTCGAGGCGGTGCCGCCGCTGTGGACCGCCTCGATCCGCAGCTGGGTCGCGCTGGCCGCCCTGCTCGTGATCCTGCGCGCCAGCGGCAATTTGATCATTCCACGGATCGCCGATGTCCCGGTCGTGCTCAGCGTCGCCCTGCTGCACATGACATTCTTCTCGACGCTGGTCGCCGCCGGCCTGCGCTATCTGCCGGCCAGCAAGGGCGTCGTGCTCGGCTACACCACGCCGCTCTGGGTCGCGCTTGCCGCGGCCGCCGCACGGACCGAACGGCTCGGAACGCTCAAGCTCGTCGGTGTCGCGTCGGGGCTCGCCGGCCTCTGCGTGATCCTCAACCCGGCATCGCTGGACTGGAGCAATCTGCATGTCATCGCCGGCGCCGGCATGATCATCATCGCGGCGATCTGCTGGGCCGCGAACATCATCTATATCCGCTCGCACCGCTGGATCGCGACGCCGCTGCAGCTCTTGCTGTGGCAGGTGCTGGTCGCGACGCTGGTGCTGACCATGACGGCGCTGGTCACCGAGGGCGTGCCCACGGTGACATGGTCGCCGCACCTCGTGCTGCTGTTCCTTTATTCCGGCTTCATCGGCACAGCGCTGGCCTATTGGGCGATGTCGATGGTCAACAAGAGCCTGCCGGCGCTGACGACCTCGCTCGGCACCACAGCGACGCCGATCGTCGGCATCGTGACCGCGGCACTCTTGCTCGGCGAGCCGATCGACCTCTCGCTGGCGATTGCCGCGGCGCTGATCGTCGGCGGGATCGCGCTGAGCT
- a CDS encoding bifunctional alpha/beta hydrolase/OsmC family protein, with product MPHERFQFTGVGGHQLAAALDTPDGPIKAYALFAHCFTCGKDVLAAKRIAVALAAKGIATLRFDFTGLGSSEGEFANSTFSSNVADLVRAADHLRETRKAPAILIGHSLGGAAILAAAGQIPEAKAVATIAAPSDPVHVTHFFKDRIEDIRTQGEGEVSLAGRPFRIKREFLDDVAEQNLMAQVKQLHKALLIMHSPTDDTVGIDNATHIFSAARHPKSFVSLAGADHLLSGKQDAAYVADLIGAWAERYIDLAPQPAADTGTAPRNVVVQETRAGKFQQIVTAGPHRMLADEPVAVGGQDSGPGPYDFVLAGLGACTSMTMRMYADRKSLPLDRVTVTLTHSKIYAKDCEECETREGMLEQIDRVIRIEGDLDADQRKRLMEIADKCPVHKTLTSEIRIVTKEAE from the coding sequence GTGCCGCACGAACGCTTTCAATTCACCGGTGTGGGCGGCCATCAGCTGGCCGCCGCGCTTGACACGCCCGACGGGCCGATCAAGGCCTATGCGCTGTTCGCGCACTGCTTCACCTGCGGCAAGGACGTGCTGGCCGCAAAGCGCATCGCGGTCGCGCTCGCGGCCAAGGGCATCGCCACGCTGCGCTTCGACTTCACCGGCCTCGGCTCCAGCGAGGGCGAGTTCGCCAACTCGACCTTCTCGTCGAACGTCGCCGATCTCGTCCGCGCCGCCGACCATTTGCGCGAGACGCGCAAGGCACCCGCGATCCTGATCGGCCACAGCCTCGGCGGCGCCGCGATCCTGGCCGCCGCGGGTCAGATCCCCGAAGCCAAGGCGGTCGCCACCATCGCCGCGCCCTCCGATCCCGTCCATGTCACGCATTTCTTCAAGGACCGGATCGAGGACATCCGCACGCAGGGCGAAGGCGAAGTCTCGCTCGCCGGCCGCCCGTTCCGCATCAAGCGAGAATTCCTCGACGACGTCGCCGAGCAGAATCTGATGGCGCAGGTGAAGCAGCTGCACAAGGCGCTGCTGATCATGCATTCGCCGACCGACGACACCGTCGGCATCGACAACGCCACGCATATCTTCAGCGCCGCCAGGCACCCCAAGAGCTTCGTCTCGCTGGCCGGCGCCGATCATCTCTTGAGCGGCAAGCAGGATGCCGCCTATGTCGCCGACCTGATCGGGGCCTGGGCCGAACGCTACATCGACCTCGCGCCGCAGCCGGCGGCGGATACCGGCACTGCGCCGCGCAACGTCGTGGTGCAGGAGACCCGCGCCGGCAAGTTTCAGCAGATCGTCACGGCAGGCCCGCATCGCATGCTGGCCGACGAGCCGGTCGCGGTCGGCGGCCAGGACTCCGGCCCCGGCCCCTACGACTTCGTGCTGGCCGGGTTAGGCGCCTGCACCTCGATGACGATGCGGATGTATGCCGACCGCAAGTCGCTGCCGCTCGATCGCGTCACGGTGACGCTGACGCACAGCAAGATCTACGCCAAGGATTGCGAGGAGTGCGAGACCCGCGAGGGCATGCTCGAACAGATCGACCGCGTCATCAGGATCGAGGGCGACCTCGATGCCGACCAGCGCAAGCGGCTGATGGAGATCGCCGACAAATGCCCGGTGCACAAGACGCTGACGTCGGAGATACGGATCGTCACCAAGGAGGCGGAGTGA
- a CDS encoding amidase, which translates to MADQGLVKETACAVVEKLKAGDVTPLDLLDVLETRIAEVDGKVNALPTLCFDRARTHAKALMQKPVSERGLLAGLPVPIKDLTAVAGVLTTQGSPIFKDNIPAKSDILVERLEQNGGVIYAKSNTPEFGAGANTFNEVFGPTRNPWDTSRSAAGSSGGAAAALASGTAWLAHGSDMGGSLRNPASFCGIVGLRPSIGRVAHTPKFGVDRTLGVQGPMARNVEDLALLLDAMSGEHAADPLSLPALPTSFLSAARSGSKPKRIAYSPDLGITPVDPEVKAVTRKAAERFAEAGAIVEEAHPDLREAHECFHVLRAFDFAISKAELLRTKRDLLKPEVIWNIEEGLKLTVEKLERAEAQRVAMTARALEFFDKYDLLLAPATIVAPFPVENRYVAECDGKKFDNYVEWLGIVYAITLACCPALSLPCGFTASGLPVGLQMVAKPRAEAQLLAGAKVLEDILGVRGTTPIDPRPPR; encoded by the coding sequence ATGGCTGATCAGGGCTTGGTGAAGGAAACGGCGTGTGCCGTCGTCGAGAAGCTGAAGGCCGGTGACGTCACGCCGCTCGATCTGCTCGACGTGCTGGAGACGCGCATCGCCGAGGTGGACGGCAAGGTCAACGCACTGCCGACGCTCTGCTTCGACCGCGCCCGCACCCACGCCAAGGCCCTGATGCAGAAACCTGTCAGCGAGCGCGGCCTGCTCGCGGGCCTTCCCGTTCCAATCAAGGATCTCACTGCCGTCGCCGGCGTGCTGACCACGCAGGGCTCGCCGATCTTCAAGGACAACATCCCGGCGAAGTCGGACATCCTGGTCGAGCGCCTCGAACAGAATGGTGGCGTGATCTACGCCAAGTCGAACACGCCGGAATTCGGCGCCGGCGCCAACACCTTCAACGAGGTGTTCGGTCCGACCCGCAATCCCTGGGACACGTCGCGCTCGGCCGCCGGCTCCTCCGGCGGCGCCGCGGCGGCGCTGGCGAGCGGCACCGCGTGGCTCGCGCACGGCTCCGACATGGGCGGCAGCCTGCGCAACCCGGCGAGCTTCTGCGGCATCGTGGGCCTGCGGCCGTCGATCGGCCGCGTCGCGCACACGCCGAAATTCGGTGTCGACCGTACCCTCGGGGTGCAGGGACCGATGGCGCGCAATGTCGAGGACCTCGCGCTGCTGCTCGACGCGATGAGCGGCGAGCACGCCGCCGATCCGCTGTCGCTGCCCGCACTGCCGACGTCGTTCCTGTCCGCAGCCCGCTCCGGCAGCAAGCCGAAACGCATCGCCTATTCGCCCGATCTCGGCATCACGCCGGTCGATCCCGAAGTCAAGGCGGTGACCCGCAAGGCGGCGGAGCGGTTTGCGGAAGCCGGTGCGATCGTCGAGGAGGCGCATCCCGATCTGCGCGAAGCCCATGAATGCTTCCACGTGTTGCGCGCGTTCGATTTCGCGATCAGCAAGGCCGAATTGCTGCGAACCAAGCGCGATTTGCTGAAGCCCGAGGTGATCTGGAACATCGAGGAAGGGTTGAAGCTCACGGTCGAGAAGCTCGAACGCGCCGAGGCGCAGCGCGTCGCGATGACGGCGCGCGCGCTCGAATTCTTCGACAAGTACGACCTGCTGCTGGCGCCCGCGACCATCGTGGCGCCGTTCCCGGTCGAGAACCGCTATGTCGCCGAGTGCGACGGCAAGAAGTTCGACAATTACGTCGAATGGCTCGGCATCGTCTACGCGATCACGCTGGCCTGCTGTCCGGCGCTCTCGCTGCCCTGCGGCTTCACCGCCTCGGGCCTGCCGGTCGGCCTGCAGATGGTCGCCAAGCCGCGTGCCGAAGCGCAGCTGCTGGCCGGCGCGAAAGTGCTGGAGGACATTCTGGGCGTGCGCGGCACCACGCCGATCGATCCGCGTCCGCCGAGGTAG
- a CDS encoding cytochrome P450, with protein sequence MSDSPSASYLPEHPPVTDWVHDFDHTDPVWTDDPFPIWETLRAASPVVHTERFLGCYMPTTYQAVKEIAYDTEHFSSRRVIVRDVRPEITARAPPITSDPPEHKPAKQVLLPPFTPDAMKRLEPRVRAICNELIDDFIADGHCDAAARYTKHIPVRAIAHMLGIPEKDGDLFIKWIHQILELGIKNEDELMNGVREMTGYFVAHLEQRKLEPGDDLISQLLRAKGPGGQPLTDEHVLGSLRLLLIAGIDTTWSAIGSSLWHLAKTPADRERLIAEPALIPTAIEEFLRAYSPVTMAREVMKETTISGCPVKAGNMVLLSFPAANRDPAMFPDADKVVIDRKENRHAAFGLGIHRCVGSNLARMEMQVAIEEWLKRIPDFRLDPAGKVAWSEGTVRGPRQLPVLFGNNA encoded by the coding sequence ATGTCCGATTCCCCGTCCGCAAGCTATCTGCCCGAACATCCCCCGGTCACCGACTGGGTCCATGATTTCGACCATACCGATCCGGTCTGGACCGACGACCCGTTCCCGATCTGGGAGACGCTGCGCGCGGCTTCGCCCGTCGTACATACCGAGCGTTTCCTCGGCTGCTACATGCCGACCACCTATCAGGCGGTGAAGGAGATCGCCTACGACACCGAGCACTTCTCCTCGCGCCGCGTCATCGTGCGCGACGTCCGCCCCGAGATCACCGCCCGCGCGCCGCCGATCACCTCCGATCCGCCGGAGCACAAGCCCGCCAAGCAAGTGCTGCTGCCGCCGTTCACGCCGGACGCGATGAAGCGGCTGGAGCCGCGGGTGCGCGCGATCTGCAACGAGCTGATCGACGACTTCATCGCCGATGGCCATTGCGACGCCGCCGCGCGCTACACCAAGCACATCCCGGTGCGCGCCATCGCCCATATGCTGGGGATTCCCGAGAAGGACGGCGATCTCTTCATCAAATGGATCCACCAGATCCTCGAGCTCGGCATCAAGAACGAAGACGAGCTGATGAACGGCGTCCGCGAGATGACCGGCTACTTCGTGGCCCATCTCGAGCAGCGCAAGCTTGAGCCGGGCGACGATCTGATCTCGCAGCTGCTGCGGGCCAAGGGCCCCGGCGGCCAGCCCCTCACCGACGAGCATGTGCTCGGCTCGCTGCGGCTGCTTCTGATCGCCGGCATCGACACCACCTGGAGCGCGATCGGCTCCTCGCTCTGGCACCTCGCCAAGACGCCGGCCGATCGCGAGCGCCTGATCGCGGAGCCGGCACTGATCCCGACCGCGATCGAGGAATTCCTGCGCGCCTATTCGCCGGTGACGATGGCGCGCGAGGTGATGAAGGAGACCACGATCTCCGGTTGCCCGGTGAAGGCGGGCAACATGGTGCTGTTGTCCTTCCCCGCAGCCAATCGCGATCCCGCCATGTTCCCCGATGCGGACAAGGTGGTGATCGACCGCAAGGAGAACCGCCACGCCGCCTTCGGTCTCGGCATCCACCGCTGCGTCGGTTCCAACCTCGCGCGGATGGAAATGCAGGTCGCGATCGAGGAATGGCTGAAGCGGATCCCGGATTTCCGGCTCGATCCGGCCGGCAAGGTCGCCTGGTCGGAAGGCACGGTGCGCGGCCCGCGTCAACTGCCCGTTCTGTTCGGCAACAACGCCTGA
- a CDS encoding ferredoxin, whose product MSKLRIRVDQNKCQGHARCKSLAPELFELDEYGNAHEVGDGTVPAGLEDKAWLAQTNCPEIAIEVTEE is encoded by the coding sequence ATGTCCAAGCTCAGAATCCGCGTCGACCAGAACAAGTGCCAGGGTCACGCCCGCTGCAAATCACTCGCCCCCGAACTGTTCGAGCTCGACGAATACGGCAACGCCCATGAGGTCGGCGACGGCACCGTCCCGGCCGGGCTCGAGGACAAGGCCTGGCTCGCGCAGACCAATTGCCCGGAAATCGCGATCGAAGTCACCGAGGAATAA
- a CDS encoding PLP-dependent aminotransferase family protein codes for MILAELLALKRADDAGLAAQLTQQLRALMAGGRIRSGAMLPSSRNLAAELDVARNTVTHAYEQLAAEGYLRVAARRRPVVTDDIEARFAKPALAPKREAARKPLLSPWALQLSDSDWPLSYQADFRPLRPGLADAREFPHEIWARCLRRSALRRRFNDQTVVNRPGLREALCDYLEVNRGVRAEADQILILPTAQAALTLIAATTIVAGDAVWTEDPGYPGAAAAFRAAGADVVGVRLDQWGMMRMRATRAPKLIFTTPSHQHPTGRVMPVARRTELLASAERGKTWIVEDDYDGEFHYDSRPMPALQGLDREGRVLYLGTFAKAMTADIRLGYLVVPPQLARTMEIAQRHLGLIASVHVQEALAGFMADGHFLAHVRRMRRIYRGRRDHLATALTRHLDPVLTAEIPPGGMQLIARFKDGTVDRNAVARLVAAGVEVRALSSLALERPRDHGLLLGFAAWRESEIGAAVRIMANCLTGKRAARG; via the coding sequence TTGATCCTTGCCGAATTGCTCGCGCTGAAGCGTGCCGACGATGCCGGGCTGGCCGCGCAGCTGACCCAGCAGCTGCGCGCGCTGATGGCGGGCGGCCGGATCAGAAGCGGCGCCATGCTGCCGTCGAGCCGCAACCTTGCGGCCGAGCTCGACGTGGCGCGCAACACCGTGACGCATGCCTATGAGCAGCTGGCGGCCGAAGGATATCTGCGGGTCGCGGCGCGGCGGCGGCCGGTTGTGACCGACGATATCGAGGCGCGCTTCGCCAAACCTGCGCTGGCGCCAAAGCGCGAGGCCGCCCGCAAACCGTTGCTGTCGCCTTGGGCCTTGCAGCTCTCCGATAGCGATTGGCCGCTGTCCTACCAGGCGGATTTCCGGCCGCTCCGTCCCGGGCTTGCGGATGCGCGCGAGTTTCCGCACGAGATCTGGGCGCGCTGCCTGCGTCGCAGCGCGCTGCGCCGCCGCTTCAACGACCAGACCGTGGTCAACCGGCCGGGCCTGCGCGAGGCGTTGTGCGACTACCTCGAGGTCAACAGGGGCGTGCGCGCCGAGGCCGATCAGATCCTGATCCTGCCGACGGCGCAGGCGGCGCTGACGCTGATCGCCGCGACCACCATCGTGGCCGGCGATGCGGTGTGGACCGAGGATCCCGGCTATCCCGGCGCCGCGGCGGCGTTTCGCGCCGCCGGTGCCGACGTCGTCGGTGTCAGGCTGGATCAATGGGGCATGATGCGGATGCGCGCGACGCGCGCGCCGAAGCTGATCTTCACCACGCCGTCGCATCAGCACCCGACCGGGCGGGTGATGCCGGTCGCGCGCCGCACCGAGCTGTTGGCCTCTGCGGAGCGCGGCAAGACCTGGATCGTCGAGGACGACTACGACGGCGAGTTTCACTATGACAGCCGCCCGATGCCGGCGCTGCAGGGGCTCGATCGCGAGGGGCGCGTGCTCTATCTCGGCACCTTCGCCAAGGCGATGACCGCCGATATCCGCCTCGGCTATCTGGTGGTGCCGCCACAGCTGGCACGGACGATGGAGATCGCGCAGCGCCATCTCGGGCTGATCGCCTCCGTGCATGTCCAGGAGGCGCTGGCCGGCTTCATGGCCGACGGGCATTTCCTGGCCCATGTCAGGCGGATGCGGCGCATCTATCGCGGGCGCCGCGACCATCTTGCGACAGCGCTGACGCGGCATCTCGATCCGGTGCTCACCGCCGAGATCCCGCCAGGCGGCATGCAGCTGATTGCCCGCTTCAAGGACGGCACCGTGGACCGGAACGCCGTGGCACGGCTGGTGGCCGCCGGGGTCGAGGTGCGCGCGCTGTCGAGTCTTGCGCTGGAGCGGCCGCGCGACCACGGCCTGTTGCTCGGCTTCGCCGCCTGGCGCGAGAGCGAGATCGGCGCCGCGGTGCGGATCATGGCGAACTGCCTGACCGGCAAGCGCGCGGCGCGTGGGTAG
- a CDS encoding alpha/beta hydrolase produces the protein MAALFSALDWRAMSQEERDLGLNNGVAVKGSAEIAAGWEQRSAALRQKHAQHLDLRYGPRERNRIDFLKARDGAPTLLFIHGGYWQTRAKEVFTIFAEGPMAHGINVALIGYTLAPDATLDDIVAEIHAGIDFLAGQLPALGAAAEGIVVSGWSAGGHLTSMALSNAHVRAGMAISGIYDLEPIRHSYLNEKLKLDEAASRRNSPMMAEGGTAKPLSLVVGSAELPLLRKQTADFAGHRARYGLPVTYEEIAGADHFSIMNQMLAPQGRITTLIRQLFERTVG, from the coding sequence ATGGCAGCGTTGTTTTCCGCGCTGGACTGGCGCGCAATGAGCCAAGAGGAGCGCGATCTCGGTCTGAACAACGGCGTTGCCGTCAAGGGCAGCGCCGAGATTGCTGCGGGATGGGAGCAGCGCTCGGCGGCATTGCGGCAGAAGCACGCGCAACATCTCGACCTCCGATATGGCCCGCGTGAGCGCAACCGGATCGATTTCCTGAAGGCACGCGACGGCGCGCCGACGCTGCTGTTCATCCACGGCGGCTACTGGCAGACCCGTGCCAAGGAAGTGTTCACGATCTTCGCCGAGGGGCCGATGGCCCATGGCATCAATGTCGCGCTGATCGGCTATACGCTGGCGCCCGATGCGACGCTCGATGACATCGTCGCCGAGATCCATGCTGGCATCGACTTTCTGGCCGGGCAGTTGCCCGCGCTCGGAGCCGCTGCCGAGGGCATCGTGGTGTCGGGCTGGTCGGCCGGCGGACATCTGACATCGATGGCGCTGTCGAACGCCCATGTCCGGGCCGGCATGGCGATCTCGGGAATCTACGACCTCGAGCCGATCAGGCATTCCTACCTCAACGAAAAGCTCAAGCTCGACGAAGCGGCGTCGCGGCGCAACTCGCCGATGATGGCGGAAGGCGGTACGGCAAAGCCGCTGTCGCTTGTGGTCGGCAGCGCCGAATTGCCGCTGCTGCGCAAGCAGACCGCCGATTTCGCCGGCCATCGCGCCCGTTACGGCTTGCCGGTGACCTATGAGGAGATCGCCGGCGCCGATCATTTCTCCATCATGAACCAGATGCTGGCGCCGCAGGGCCGCATCACGACGCTGATCCGGCAGTTGTTCGAGCGGACGGTTGGTTGA
- a CDS encoding TetR/AcrR family transcriptional regulator, with protein sequence MGQIVRKPFKTYHHGDLREALIQAALREVELGGPEAISIKALAKQLGVSQPAPYRHFADREALLEAVTAEAFRQFNVIMREAIEQSGKGSKLSRFAQAALAFGLERHGIYRLMFASRTMACAPKGSELHTAAMETLALLIESFEAPAVGLLRERQALKIWAGLHGIVMLAEQGLLTGESAQISREELLDEIVEQTKAALTVALQATEDRA encoded by the coding sequence ATGGGACAAATCGTTCGTAAGCCGTTCAAAACTTACCACCATGGCGACCTCCGCGAAGCCCTGATCCAGGCCGCGTTACGCGAGGTCGAGCTCGGTGGTCCCGAGGCGATCAGCATCAAGGCGCTGGCCAAGCAGCTCGGCGTCTCGCAGCCGGCGCCGTACCGGCATTTCGCCGACCGCGAGGCGCTGCTGGAGGCGGTGACCGCGGAAGCGTTCCGGCAGTTCAACGTGATCATGCGCGAGGCGATCGAGCAGTCGGGCAAAGGCTCGAAGCTGTCGCGCTTTGCCCAGGCCGCGCTCGCCTTCGGGCTCGAGCGCCACGGCATCTACCGGCTGATGTTCGCGTCGCGCACCATGGCCTGCGCGCCCAAGGGCAGCGAGCTGCACACCGCGGCGATGGAAACGCTGGCGCTGCTGATCGAGTCGTTCGAGGCGCCCGCGGTCGGGCTGCTGCGCGAGCGGCAGGCGCTGAAGATCTGGGCCGGGCTGCACGGCATCGTGATGCTCGCCGAGCAGGGCCTGCTCACCGGCGAGTCCGCGCAGATCAGCCGCGAGGAGTTGCTGGACGAAATCGTCGAGCAGACCAAGGCGGCACTCACGGTGGCGCTGCAGGCGACGGAGGATAGGGCGTAG
- a CDS encoding SDR family oxidoreductase, with the protein MDLHLRGKRVLITGASKGIGAAAAEAFAEEGANLLLAARNGEQLKELAERLRSAHQIDAAISVVDLRKSEDLARLAREAADIDILVNNAGDIPGGSIDKIDEATWRHAWELKVFGYVNLTRAVYAQMKARGGGVIVNDIGAAGEKFDANYVCGSAGNAALMAFTRALGGKSLADNIRVVGINPGPVGTDRHVTLLKTRAKNQFGDENRYKEFQKGLPLGRPAHAREIGDLMAFLASDRAGYTSGVIYTVDGGLTSGWG; encoded by the coding sequence ATGGATCTGCATCTGCGCGGCAAGCGTGTCCTGATCACCGGCGCCTCCAAGGGCATTGGCGCGGCCGCCGCCGAAGCCTTTGCCGAGGAAGGCGCCAATCTGCTGCTCGCCGCCCGCAACGGCGAGCAATTGAAGGAACTGGCCGAGCGGCTCCGTTCGGCGCATCAGATCGACGCGGCGATCAGCGTGGTCGACCTGCGCAAATCCGAAGATCTGGCGCGATTGGCAAGAGAAGCCGCCGACATCGACATCCTCGTCAACAATGCCGGCGACATCCCGGGCGGCTCGATCGACAAGATCGACGAGGCGACATGGCGGCACGCCTGGGAGCTCAAGGTGTTCGGCTATGTCAACCTGACGCGCGCAGTCTATGCCCAGATGAAGGCACGCGGTGGCGGCGTGATCGTCAACGACATCGGCGCAGCCGGCGAGAAGTTCGACGCCAACTACGTCTGCGGCAGCGCCGGCAATGCGGCGCTGATGGCGTTCACCCGCGCGCTCGGCGGCAAGAGCCTCGCCGACAATATCCGCGTCGTCGGCATCAATCCCGGCCCTGTCGGTACCGACCGCCACGTCACGCTGCTCAAGACCCGTGCCAAAAACCAGTTCGGTGACGAGAACCGCTACAAGGAGTTCCAGAAAGGTCTGCCGCTCGGCCGCCCCGCACATGCGCGCGAGATCGGCGACCTGATGGCGTTCCTGGCGTCCGACCGCGCCGGCTATACGTCCGGCGTGATCTACACCGTGGATGGCGGGCTGACGTCGGGGTGGGGATGA